One stretch of Athene noctua chromosome 27, bAthNoc1.hap1.1, whole genome shotgun sequence DNA includes these proteins:
- the SEMA6B gene encoding semaphorin-6B — translation MGPPPRVPLVLLLLLVAERTARGTFPEEPGPITVAPEDYVKHYAVFVGHGTSRPAGPEVGGTQRLNIQRILKVNRTLFIGDRDNVYRVSLEPASAGEMRYHRKLTWRSNQHDISICRMKGKHEAECRNFVKVLLVRNESLLFVCGTNAFNPVCANYSMDTLEPIGDNISGMARCPYDPKHANVALFTGGMLFTATVTDFLAIDAVIYRSLGDSPTLRTVKHDSKWFKEPYFVHAVEWRSHVYFFFREIAMEFNYLEKVVVSRVARVCKNDMGGSQRVLEKQWTSFLKARLNCSVPGDSHFYFNVIQAVTDILELDGRPVVLAVFSTPANSIPGSAVCAFDMTQVAAVFEGRFREQKSPESIWTPVPEDMVPKPRPGCCASPGMRYNSSSTFPDEILNFVKTHPLMDEAVPSLGNAPWILRTMSRYQLRKIVVDNAAGPWGNHTVVFLGSSTGTVLKFLIQPNASTSPAPAPPGSQSVFLEEFETYHPGRCGQDTEDERRLLGLELDKAAGSLLLAFPPCVARVPVARCQQHSGCMKNCLGSRDPYCGWTPEGSCIFLEPSPRVTFEQDIAGGSTSHLGECEGLVTESFVDEPDGLVSVNLLVISSVAAFVIGAVISGFSVCWFIGHRDRKELARRKDKETILAHSESVVSVSRLGERRARGGQPGALLAPLMPNGWPKELGKVTQHDLDSGVLPTPEQTPLQQKRCPGALQNCTWEQSHNIINAALRDPGGSGTTAAGTGRLHAGSGRPARGIPLSCHAILVDQELEAELSDSSGDGHWGRDPQEGPRTRQHPPAGTRRPPRSSYGDFAGTPHPSPDRRRVVSAPSGEGGDFTEGPPWHPEQLNFNANNGTGRPGAHLKRNHTFNSGEVPAGGYGRHGTAPRAPSAGPPRALTDLHHLLRYGVERTPSGK, via the exons ATGGGGCCACCACCCCGCGTCCCCCTcgtcctgctgctcctgctcgtGGCCGAGAGGACGGCCCGTGGCACCTTCCCCGAGGAGCCCGGCCCCATCACCGTGGCCCCCGAGGACT ACGTGAAGCACTACGCCGTCTTCGTGGGCCATGGGACGAGCCGCCCGGCCGGCCCCGAGGTGGGGGGCACCCAGCGCCTCAACATCCAGCGCATCCTCAAGGTCAACCGGACCCTCTTCATCGGGGACAG ggacAATGTCTACCGCGTGAGCCTGGAGCCCGCCAGTGCTGGCGAGATGCGCTACCACCGG AAGCTGACGTGGCGCTCGAACCAGCACGACATCAGCATCTGCCGGATGAAGGGGAAACACGAG GCAGAGTGCCGTAACTTCGTCAAGGTGCTGCTGGTGCGGAACGAGAGCCTGCTCTTCGTCTGTGGCACCAACGCCTTCAACCCCGTCTGCGCCAACTACAGC ATGGACACGCTGGAGCCCATCGGGGACAACATCAGCGGCATGGCCCGGTGTCCCTACGACCCCAAGCACGCCAACGTGGCCCTCTTCACAG GGGGGATGCTCTTCACCGCCACGGTGACGGATTTCTTGGCCATCGACGCCGTCATCTACCGCAGCCTGGGGGACAGCCCGACCCTCCGCACGGTCAAACACGACTCCAAGTGGTTCAAAG AACCCTACTTCGTGCACGCTGTGGAATGGAGGAGCCACGTCTACTTCTTCTTCCGGGAGATCGCCATGGAGTTCAACTACCTGGAGAAG GTGGTGGTGTCTCGGGTGGCCCGGGTGTGCAAGAACGACATGGGGGGCTCGCAGCGGGTGCTGGAGAAGCAGTGGACCTCCTTCCTCAAGGCCCGGCTCAACTGCTCCGTGCCGGGCGACTCGCATTTCTACTTCAACGTCATCCAAGCCGTGACAGACATCTTGGAGCTGGATGGGCGCCCTGTGGTGCTGGCTGTCTTCTCCACGCCTGCCAACAG CATCCCCGGCTCGGCCGTCTGCGCCTTTGACATGACCCAAGTGGCCGCCGTCTTCGAGGGACGTTTCCGGGAGCAGAAATCACCCGAGTCCATCTGGACACCAGTGCCCGAGGACATGGTGCCGAAGCCCCG GCCTGGGTGCTGCGCGTCCCCGGGGATGCGCTACAACTCCTCCAGCACCTTCCCCGACGAGATCCTCAACTTCGTCAAGACGCACCCACTGATGGATGAGGCGGTGCCATCCCTGGGCAACGCACCCTGGATCCTCCGCACCATGAGCCG GTACCAGCTCCGCAAGATCGTGGTGGACAACGCAGCGGGGCCGTGGGGCAACCACACCGTGGTCTTCCTGGGCTCCAGCACGGGCACCGTGCTCAAGTTCCTCATCCAGCCCAACGCCAGCACCAGCCCCGCGCCCGCACCCCCCGGCAGCCAGAGCGTCTTCCTGGAGGAGTTTGAGACCTACCACCccgggag GTGTGGCCAGGACACGGAGGACGAGCGGCGGctcctggggctggagctggacAAGGCGGCCGGGTCCCTGCTGCTGGCCTTCCCCCCGTGCGTGGCCAGGGTGCCCGTGGCTCGCTGCCAGCAGCACTCGGGCTGCATGAA GAACTGCCTGGGGAGCCGGGACCCCTACTGCGGCTGGACGCCCGAGGGCTCCTGCATCTTcctggagcccagccccag GGTGACCTTCGAGCAGGACATCGCCGGCGGCAGCACGTCCCACCTGGGCGAGTGTGAGG GACTGGTGACGGAGAGCTTCGTGGACGAGCCGGACGGGCTGGTGTCGGTGAACCTGTTGGTGATCTCCTCCGTAGCCGCCTTCGTCATCGGCGCCGTCATCTCCGGCTTCAGCGTCTGCTGGTTCATCGGTCACCGGGACCGCAAGGAGCTGGCGCGCCGCAAGGACAAGGAGACCATCCTGGCCCACAGCGAGTCGGTGGTGAGCGTCAGCCGGCTGGGCGAGCGGCGGGCCCGCGGCGGGCAACCCGGCGCCTTGCTGGCCCCGCTCATGCCCAACGGTTGGCCCAAGGAGTTGGGGAAGGTCACCCAACACGACCTGGATTCGGGGGTTCTGCCCACGCCAGAGCAGACCCCGTTGCAGCAGAAACGCTGCCCCGGCGCCCTCCAAAACTGCACCTGGGAGCAGAGTCACAACATCATCAACGCCGCTTTGCGGGACCCCGGTGGGTCCGGTACGACCGCCGCCGGCACCGGTCGGCTGCACGCCGGCTCCGGGCGCCCGGCTCGCGGCATCCCCCTCTCCTGCCACGCCATCCTGGTGGATCAGGAGCTGGAGGCCGAACTCAGCGACTCCTCGGGTGATGGCCATTGGGGTCGGGATCCCCAAGAGGGTCCCCGCACCCGGCAACACCCCCCCGCCGGCACCCGCCGCCCACCCCGCAGCTCCTACGGTGACTTCGCCGGCACGCCGCACCCCAGCCCCGATCGCCGACGGGTGGTTTCGGCACccagcggggaggggggagactTTACCGAGGGGCCACCCTGGCACCCCGAGCAGCTGAACTTTAACGCCAACAACGGCACGGGCCGCCCCGGTGCCCACCTCAAGAGGAACCACACGTTCAACAGCGGCGAGGTGCCGGCGGGTGGTTACGGGCGACACGGCACAGCACCCCGAGCACCCAGCGCCGGGCCCCCGCGGGCGCTGACGGACCTGCACCACCTCCTGCGCTACGGCGTGGAGCGGACTCCCTCGGGAAAATAG
- the LRG1 gene encoding leucine-rich alpha-2-glycoprotein, whose product MLAPCELTAKVVISQLAREAEPPIPPPRGDGHQAARTVPKEPRQPVGKPSATMPPGRILPPLLLALLALGPAAPCSPRPNATRFVCTEPTLSTFPTGLPPTTVAISVEFTALATLLPTALAGLPRLRELHLSSNRLAALPEAVLRPVPTLRVLDLTENLLADLPAGLFSGTTHLQHLVLRGNRLRALRPAWFRHLPRLQWLDVAANALAELPPEVFLPLRSLRSLDLSRNRLASLPPGALAGLRALQRLNLEGNGLGTLPPAAFAPAPALHFLFLQDNALQVLPDGIFVPLRHLRVLDLAHNRLRALELPPWPPGPVLDLDISGNPWACECPLLTLLQRVAPRLSATRDTLCAAPPRHQGQEVAAVSRAGDTSCEPKGDRQRPLDP is encoded by the exons ATGCTGGCACCCTGCGAGCTGACAGCGAAGGTGGTGATTTCCCAACTGGCACGTGAGGCTGAGCCACCAATCCCCCCCCCTCGGGGTGACGGTCACCAAGCAGCCAGGACGGTCCCCAAGGAGCCTCGTCAGCCGGTTGGGAag CCCAGCGCCACGATGCCACCGGGCCGGATCCTGCCAccgctgctgctggcgctgctggcgctcggccccgccgcgcccTGCTCCCCTCGTCCCAACGCCACCCGTTTCGTCTGCACGGAGCCCACCCTGAGCACCTTCCCCACCGGGCTGCCCCCCACCACCGTGGCCATCTCGGTGGAGTTCACGGCTCTGGCCACCCTCCTCCCCACCGCGCTGGCCGGGCTGCCGCGGCTGCGGGAGCTCCACCTCTCCTCCAACCGCCTCGCCGCCCTCCCCGAGGCCGTCCTGCGCCCCGTGCCCACGCTGCGTGTCCTGGACCTGACCGAAAACCTCCTGGCTGACCTCCCCGCCGGCCTCTTCTCCGGCACCACCCACCTCCAGCACTTGGTGCTGCGGGGGAACCGGCTGCGGGCATTGCGACCCGCTTGGTTCCGGCACCTTCCCCGGTTGCAGTGGCTCGACGTGGCTGCCAACGCGTTGGCGGAGCTGCCGCCGGAGGTTTTCCTCCCGCTGCGTTCCCTCCGCAGCCTGGATCTGTCCCGTAACCGCCTGGCATCGCTGCCGCCGGGCGCGCTGGCCGGGCTGCGGGCGCTGCAGCGGCTCAACCTGGAGGGCAACGGGCTGGgcacgctgccgcccgccgccttCGCGCCCGCGCCCGCCCTGCacttcctcttcctccaggatAACGCGCTGCAGGTGCTCCCCGACGGCATCTTCGTCCCCCTGCGTCACCTCCGCGTCCTCGACCTGGCACATAACCGCCTGCGGGCGCTGGAGCTGCCCCCTTGGCCCCCCGGCCCCGTGTTGGACCTCGATATCTCGGGTAACCCCTGGGCCTGCGAGTGCCCGTTGCTGACCCTGCTGCAGCGTGTGGCCCCGCGCCTCAGTGCCACCCGTGACACCCTCTGTGCCGCCCCCCCGCGCCACCAGGGACAGGAGGTGGCTGCCGTGAGCCGGGCTGGGGACACGAGCTGTGAGCCCAAGGGGGACAGGCAGCGCCCACTGGACCCCTAG